Proteins found in one Bombus terrestris chromosome 1, iyBomTerr1.2, whole genome shotgun sequence genomic segment:
- the LOC100647955 gene encoding dedicator of cytokinesis protein 9 isoform X3: MSERKFTRGLGKPGMAAQLRETVSQVVRESTVQNKPHLVEPIDFENFVLKNKTLLQNDPQRELLLYPRDDISQVVLPRRYRTLVPTIPQTSDNEEGEENLLTKECLRSYTSNWNLIHYKYSAYSGTYLELPKITKIDDLKDEVYEIDTEVDQVDEELTKSNGITKEGYLMKGPEIGSSDRMFANIGSKSFKRRFCHLRQEVDGTYILELFKDEKKGEAKLTIVMDFCTEVIRNPKRGRYCFELRMSGTHKSYTLAADNEADMQDWLLKLSSVLQHYKQQEEKRAASLERACNTPPPSPQPMQVYGTLKGLEQSMNPQLIKYSRETDTSIALARRECRKQLFSIYPHIPHTKQQPGNCNEQNIDPYKEQFGQRIFVKCESLKFRLQAPIDEKESLCQVEPYQTTLSLYDARNGRKLTENFHFDINHEVVQEIVKELSPVGIMTESTENIKLPDDLKNIPLDWIKYPKQAIFSISNPHPDIFLVVRIDKILQGNICQTSEPYLRATKDPRLGLKVHKQVRACCQRLGNYRMPFAWAARPLFRLYSNELDTSSDFPAIYRQEGNKIKDEELLKLLSEYRKPEKLSKLTVIPGWLKIKIESITDLPDNTLSTSLAALKPFPLPPISEPTLEIAEFESTSEKDVHPYTTYINHLYVYPQTLCFDTQKIFTRARNIACVIELRDNDCENATPLRCIYGRPGAPLLCLRASCAVLHHNAVPSWYEEIKIRLPSKLHAKHHLLFSFYHISCDMNKKKENGVENCVGYAWSPLLHKGRLNVDMDMNVQTLPVATHLPPGYLSIQPLGLGKGNAGPEIIWVDSQRPVFTVAFQLISTVFTRDVHLHNLFAHMERILDTKLGAVPADSETCKILKAAHAVQLVTVITFLPTILNQLFTLLTCTTNEEVGWYIIRVLIHFINMVHEAGRKETLQAYIKFVFVPPSQGNGIITVHEQLGKHLPTLLQPSNTDFLVVNKFMHHSSFFFEIMIKSMAQHLLSTGRIKMHRNERFSKEYHEKIRSLVEVIMPYLMNKYKEMPVETHELNKSLAQFLKRCLTFMDRGFVFRLINSYMDNFSPGDQRTLHDFKFTFLQIICSHEHYVSFNLPMMQSRIISKDLINEYCLSEDFCKHHFLVGLLMQEVRTSLNEIVQIRKVAISTLRDLMAKHELDDRYQNKGQLSRIASTYIPWLGIVLENLHRLQSIHDSSKTEVRQNGTNRISTSSSFLANKDTASTTATTGTPKSIHRLTLHLETQSPIRASMHLRDSTYFAAIAGQGLVNGYSCTSIESDTSTISGASQSNISQETTIIREPVENGTGEKKRHSRSLSVTQSSPRCDKLQSSEVKDILLCFLFVIKYLGDHQVIAWWQQCSDCEILSFFTVIEMSLHHFKYIGKRQIAANMVNSSGKPRTVKAMTLPARMAPPDFSNDGPATSTLQPHNTTARENLVESDSGKMHQALLEANMATEVGLIALDCLGLFCIHFKDVLLTTDGDNPIMQKVFSIYLSFLQVGQSETLLRHVFASFRAFLNNYSIILFQGNAVLCGRLCYELLRCCNSKLSSIRQESCALLYLLMRSNFEFTSRKGLTRVHLQVIISVSQMLGNVIGLNNSRFQESLSLINSYASSDKVMKGTGFPVEVKDLNKRIRTVLMATAQMREHNNDPEMLVDLQHSLANSYASTPELRHTWLETMARNHARDGNFSEAACCQLHIAALIAEYLKLRKVHTWGAEAFDKISENISRDECSLKLDAGEICVQDIHYNEYILLEQLELCAEMLEKAERFELLGHLYRLIVPMYEAKRNYEALANCYSHLAQACNKIVEVTKSGKRLLGRFYRVAFFGTAYFEDENGQEYIYKEPKVTSLSEISERLHHLYSEKFGSENVKMIMDSIPIDITELDSKIAYIQVTHVTPYFEKYELETRQTEFEQNHNISCFMFETPFTKEGKARGIPEEQWKRRTILTTQYSFPYIKKRILVIEKRIMELSPIEVALDEMRQRVQELEDVALIGPTDVKKLQLRLQGSICVTVNAGPLAYASAFLDPALSPQYPDDKVEELKDVFREFVKICYTALQINSKLITSDQHEYQEVLRENYQKLCQNLSSLLGEPIWPDEQVGNFKRNSAALFSAISGANNHTSTA; this comes from the exons ATGAGCGAAAGGAAGTTTACCCGTGGCCTGGGTAAACCGGGCATGGCCGCTCAATTACGAGAGACCGTCTCTCAGGTAGTACGAGAGAGTACCGTACAG aaTAAGCCACATCTAGTAGAACCCatagattttgaaaattttgtattaaagaATAAAACTTTATTACAAAACGACCCCCAGAGAGAACTCCTGCTATACCCTAGGGATGATATTTCA CAAGTGGTATTACCTAGAAGATACCGTACTCTTGTACCAACTATACCACAAACTTCAGATAATGAGGAAGGGGAAGAGAATCTTCTTACAAAAGAATGTTTACGAAGTTACACATCTAATTGGAAtctcatacattataaatattcagCATATAGTGGAACTTATCTTGAGTTAcctaa aaTAACAAAAATAGATGATCTAAAAGATGAAGTGTATGAAATTGATACGGAAGTAGACCAAGTTGATGag GAATTAACAAAGAGTAATGGAATAACAAAGGAAGGTTATTTAATGAAAGGACCAGAAATTGGTAGTAGTGACCGCATGTTTGCAAATATTGGTTCAAAATCATTTAAGAGAAGGTTTTGTCACCTTCGTCAAGAAGTTGATGGCACATACATTCTTGAACTTTTTAAAGATGAAAAAAAGGGTGAAGCTAAACTGACGATAGTAATGGATTTTTGCACTGAAGTTATTAGAAATCCAAAACGTGGAAGATATTGTTTTGAATTAAGAATGAGTGGGACTCATAAATCGTACACATTAGCAGCAGACAATGAAGCAGATATGCAGGATTGGTTATTAAAGTTAAGCTCAGTATTACAGCATTATAAGCAACAAGAAGAAAAACGTGCTGCTTCGTTAGAGAGAGCATGCAATAcacctcctccttctcctcaaCCTATGCAG GTTTATGGAACACTCAAAGGCTTAGAACAAAGTATGAATCCACAACTGATAAAGTATTCTAGGGAAACAGATACTAGTATTGCATTAGCGAGACGAGAATGTCGTAAACAATTGTTTAGTATTTATCCTCATATTCCACATACTAAACAACAACCAGGCAATTGTAACGAACAGAATATTGATCCATACAAAGAACAATTTGGGCAgagaatttttgtaaaatgtgaAAGTCTTAAATTTAGATTACAAGCACCAATAGATGAGAAAGAATCATTATGTCAGGTGGAACCATATCAAACTACACTAAGTCTTTATGATGCAAGAAATGGCAGGAAGCTAactgaaaattttcattttgatattaATCATGAGGTTGTTCAAGAAATAGTAAAAGAATTAAGTCCTGTAGGTATTATGACAGAATCTACAGAAAATATTAAACTACCAGATGATCTGAAAAATATACCACTAGATTGGATTAAATATCCAAAACAG gcCATATTTAGTATTAGTAATCCGCACCCTGATATATTTTTGGTTGTAagaatagataaaatattacaagGGAATATATGCCAAACTTCTGAACCATATTTAAGGGCTACAAAAGATCCACGATTAGGTTTAAAAGTACATAAACAAGTTAGAGCATGTTGCCAAAG atTGGGAAATTATAGAATGCCGTTTGCTTGGGCTGCCAGACCATTATTTAGATTATATAGTAATGAATTAGATACGTCATCAGACTTTCCTGCAATATATAGGcaagaaggaaataaaataaaagatgaagAATTACTCAAACTCCTTTCAGAGTATAGAAA gcCTGAAAAACTTAGTAAATTGACTGTGATACCTGGTTGGTTGAAAATAAAGATTGAGTCAATTACAGATTTACCTGACA ATACATTATCTACATCTTTAGCAGCTTTAAAGCCATTTCCATTACCGCCAATATCTGAACCAACTCTTGAGATTGCAGAGTTTGAAAGTACTTCAGAGAAAGATGTTCATCCATACACGACTTATATTAACCATCTTTATGTATATCCACAAACTCTTTGCTTTGATACTCAAAAAATATTCACCAGAGCTAGAAACATTGCGTGCGTTATTGAATTACGAGACAATGATTGTGAAAATGCCACACCTTTAAGG TGTATATATGGAAGACCTGGTGCTCCACTTTTATGCTTACGAGCATCTTGCGCGGTTTTACATCACAATGCAGTTCCTTCTTGGTATGAGGAAATTAAAATAAGGTTACCATCAAAACTTCATGCCAAGCATCATttactcttttctttttaccatATAAGTTGTGATAtgaacaagaaaaaagaaaatggtgtTGAAAATTGTGTTGGTTATGCTTGGTCTCCATTGTTGCATAAAGGAAG ATTAAATGTGGATATGGATATGAATGTACAAACACTACCTGTTGCAACACATTTACCACCAGGATATCTTTCAATACAACCTTTAGGACTAGGAAAAGgg AATGCTGGACCGGAAATTATATGGGTTGATTCTCAACGGCCGGTATTTACAGTAGCATTTCAATTGATTTCAACTGTATTTACACGTGATGtacatttacataatttatttgcTCATATGGAACGCATCCTAGATACAAAACTAGGAGCGGTACCAGCGGATTCGGAAACATGCAAAATATTAAAAGCTGCTCATGCAGTACAATTAGTTACAGTTATTACATTTCTTCCTACTATATTGAATCAGTTATTTACATTGTTAACATGTACTACAAATGAAGAAGTTGGATGGTATATTATAAGAGTATTAATACATTTCATAAATATGGTGCATGAAGCTGGTAGGAAAGAAACACTTCAGGCTTATATTAAG TTTGTTTTTGTACCACCTTCTCAAGGAAATGGTATTATAACAGTTCATGAACAATTAGGAAAACATCTTCCTACATTATTGCAGCCAAGTAATACTGACTTTCTAgtagtaaataaatttatgcATCATTCCAGTTTCTTTTTTGAGATAATGATTAAGAGTATGGCACAACATTTGCTTTCGACAGGAAGGATAAAA aTGCATAGAAATGAAAGATTTTCAAAAGAATATCATGAAAAAATTCGAAGTTTAGTGGAAGTTATTATGCCTTATCTTATGAACAAATATAAAGAAATGCCAGTTGAAACACATGAATTAAACAAAAGTCTTGcacaatttttaaaa CGATGCCTTACATTTATGGATCGTGGGTTTGTTTTCCGTTTAATAAATTCATACATGGACAATTTCTCTCCTGGAGATCAACGTACACTACatgattttaaatttacattcttGCAAATAATCTGTTCACACGAGCATTATGTGTCTTTCAATTTACCAATGATGCAATCACGAATCATTTCCAAAG atttaataaatgaatattgTTTGTCAGAAGATTTTTGCAAACATCATTTCTTAGTTGGACTGTTAATGCAAGAAGTTAGAACCTCCTTAaatgaaattgtacaaattcGTAAAGTGGCAATATCTACATTAAGAGATTTAATGGCAAAGCATGAACTTGATGATAGATATCAGAATAAg gGTCAATTAAGTAGGATAGCATCCACTTACATACCATGGCTAGGTATTGTATTGGAAAATCTACATCGATTGCAATCTATACATGATAGCAGTAAAACAGAAGTTAGGCAAAATGGCACAAATAGAATATCAACTAGTAGTTCATTTTTGGCAAATAAAGATACTGCGAGTACTACTGCGACCACTGGAACTCCAAAATCAATACATAG GCTTACATTACATTTGGAAACTCAATCTCCAATAAGGGCGTCTATGCATCTACGAGATTCTACATACTTTGCAGCCATAGCAGGCCAAGGATTAGTTAATGGATATTCTTGTACTAGTATAGAATCAGATACATCAACAATATCTGGTGCTTCTCAATCGAATATATCTCAAGAAACTACTATTATCCGTGAACCTGTCGAAAATGGTACTGgcgaaaaaaaaagacattCTCGTTCTTTAAGTGTTACACAATCGTCACCTAGATGCGATAAATTGCAGTCGTCGGAAGTTAAGGatattttactttgttttctatttgtaataaaatacttAGGTGATCATCAAGTTATTGCTTGGTGGCAACAATGCAGCGATTGTGAAATTTTAAGTTTCTTTACAGTAATTGA AATGAGCCttcatcattttaaatatattgggAAAAGGCAAATAGCTGCAAACATGGTAAATAGTTCTGGAAAGCCTCGAACAGTGAAAGCAATGACATTACCAGCTAGAATGGCACCTCCAGATTTTTCTAACGATGGACCCGCTACTAGTACTTTACAACCACATAATACTACTGCACGAGAAAATCTTGTTGAAAGCGATAGTGGGAAAATGCATCAAGCTTTATTAGAAGCGAATATGGCGACAGAAGTTGGTCTAATTGCATTGGACTGTTTAGGATTATTTTGTATTCATTTTAag GATGTGCTTCTAACAACAGATGGTGATAATCCCATAATGCAGAAAGtatttagtatatatttatCGTTTTTGCAAGTTGGACAGTCTGAAACCTTATTACGGCACGTTTTTGCCAGTTTCAGagcctttttaaataattactctATAATTCTATTTCAAG GAAATGCTGTATTATGTGGACGTTTATGTTACGAATTATTACGTTGTTGTAATAGTAAGTTAAGTTCCATTCGGCAGGAATCTTGTGCTTTACTTTATCTTCTTATGAGAAGCAATTTTGAGTTCACCAGTAGGAAAGGACTAACTAGGGTTCACTTACAA gTAATTATATCTGTTTCTCAAATGCTTGGAAATGTTATtggattaaataattcaagGTTCCAAGAATCACTATCATTAATAAATAGCTATGCTTCTTCTGATAAAGTGATGAAGGGTACTGGTTTTCCAGTTGAAGTTAAAGATCTGAATAAAAGAATTAGGACTGTTTTGATGGCCACAGCTCAAATGAGAGAACATAACAACGATCCTGAAATGTTGGTAGACCTACAACATAGTTTAGCTAATTCTTATGCTAGTACACCTGAATTGAGACATACATGGTTAGAAACTATGGCTAGAAATCACGCAAGAGATGGAAATTTTTCAGAG GCTGCTTgttgtcaattacatattgcTGCATTAATAGCAGAGTATTTAAAATTGAGAAAAGTTCATACGTGGGGTGCAGAAGCCTTTGACAAGATTTCTGAAAACATCTCTAGAGATGAATGCAGTCTTAAACTTGATGCTGGTGAGATTT GTGTGCAAGATATTCATTACAACGAATATATACTTCTTGAACAATTAGAACTTTGTGCTGAAATGTTAGAGAAAGCAGAACGATTTGAACTTCTTGGACATTTGTACAGATTAATAGTTCCTATGTATGAAGCGAAAAGAAATTATGAAGCTTTAGCAAATTGTTATTCTCATTTGGCACAAGCCTGTAATAAAATTGTTGAAGTTACAAAGTCCGGAAAAAGACTTCTTGGAAGATTTTATAGAGTTGCATTTTTTGGCAcg GCATATTTTGAGGATGAAAATGGGCAAGAGTACATTTATAAAGAACCAAAAGTTACATCCTTATCTGAAATTTCAGAACGTCTCCATCATCTCTACTCTGAAAAATTTGGTTCAGAAAATGTTAAAATGATAATGGATTCTATACCTATCGATATAACCGAATTAGATTCAAAAATAGCGTATATTCAAGTGACACACGTTACACcttatttcgaaaaatatgaGTTAGAAACACGACAAACAGAGTTTGAACAGAATCATAATATATCATGTTTTATGTTTGAAACTCCATTCACTAAAGAAGGAAAAGCTAGAGGTATTCCAGAAGAACAATGGAAACGTAGAACAATTCTTACAA CACAATATTCTTTTCCATACATTAAAAAACGTATTTTAGTTATTGAAAAACGAATAATGGAACTGAGCCCAATCGAAGTCGCTTTAGATGAAATGCGACAACGTGTCCAAGAATTAGAAGATGTAGCTCTTATAGGACCAACAGACgtgaaaaaattgcaattaagaTTACAAGGAAGTATATGTGTTACAGTAAATGCTGGACCACTCGCATACGCTTCCGCATTTTTAGATCCTGCACTGTCTCCACAATATCCAGATGATAAAGTTGAAGAACTAAAAGATGTTTTCAG agaatttgttaaaatatgttacacagctctgcaaataaatagtaagtTGATTACATCTGATCAGCATGAATATCAAGAAGTGTTACGTGagaattatcaaaaactttGCCAAAATTTGTCATCATTACTTGGGGAACCTATTTGGCCTGATGAACAAGTTGGAAATTTTAAACGTAATAGCGCTGCTTTATTTAGTGCTATCAGTGGTGCTAATAATCACACAAGTACAGCTTAA